The following are encoded together in the Ovis aries strain OAR_USU_Benz2616 breed Rambouillet chromosome X, ARS-UI_Ramb_v3.0, whole genome shotgun sequence genome:
- the KLHL34 gene encoding kelch-like protein 34: MSYFLSYCKAHGGSLLTGYQVLRAEGFLCDVTLKVEGSEFPAHRSLLACSSDYFRALFKSHTRESRASVIHLHVPSAAGLQRLLDFIYTAWLPLSMDTVEDTLEAASYLQVTEALGLCGRYLERQLAPENCCFAANVAARFGLAHTLGAAERCIVTHLRELLARGAGPAGLLELNPASLRAVLGAPDVARVPEARLLGLALAWLRQEPEAERLAHCTQLLERVRFGLVPADVLRRVYSGSGLTLPARVKGLIIQALNYHTSPSRQPLMQGEQTSVRSPQTRILLVGGRRGREVVTEEVVVPPRAARGRGAAPEPEEEEGEEEEEEEQVEEEEWELTQDVVAFDVYNHCWRSLTRLPAQLLGHSVCVAGNFLFVLGGESPSGGACSPPAHGPLAVMAQVHRYDPRFHVWTTVPPMREARAHFWCGAVGEGLLAVGGLGAGGQALASVEMYDLRRDRWTAAGALPRALHGHAGAVGDRGVVYISGGKAGRGDGGTNSLRDVYSLAPGEQAWSKRASMGTARFGHHMAALRGAVFAFLGRYEPFSEIERYDPGTDQWTRLRPLPYDRFCYGLALVEETVLLLGGLKWRDSRQVPTRNVVGYDLDLDRWEDIGCALPWAWSGLQCAVLQLAEGGDERREGEPGETPDFVLGLMG; encoded by the coding sequence ATGAGTTACTTCCTGTCTTACTGCAAAGCTCATGGCGGCTCGCTGCTCACCGGCTACCAGGTGCTGCGAGCCGAGGGCTTCCTGTGCGACGTGACGCTGAAGGTGGAGGGCAGCGAGTTCCCGGCGCACAGGTCGCTCCTCGCGTGTTCCAGTGACTACTTCAGGGCTCTGTTCAAGAGTCACACCCGGGAATCCCGGGCGAGCGTGATCCACCTGCACGTGCCGTCGGCGGCGGGCCTGCAGCGCCTGCTGGACTTCATCTACACCGCCTGGCTGCCGCTCTCCATGGACACAGTGGAGGACACGCTGGAGGCCGCCAGCTACCTGCAGGTCACCGAGGCCCTGGGGCTTTGCGGCCGCTACCTGGAGCGCCAGCTGGCCCCAGAGAACTGCTGCTTCGCCGCCAACGTGGCGGCTCGCTTTGGCCTGGCGCACACGCTGGGCGCGGCCGAACGCTGCATTGTGACCCACCTGAGGGAACTGCTGGCGCGGGGCGCGGGCCCGGCCGGCCTTCTGGAGCTCAACCCCGCGTCGCTGAGGGCCGTGCTGGGTGCCCCTGACGTGGCGCGGGTGCCTGAGGCCCGGCTGCTGGGCCTGGCGCTGGCCTGGCTGCGGCAGGAGCCCGAGGCCGAACGCCTGGCCCACTGCACCCAGCTACTCGAGCGGGTCCGCTTCGGCCTCGTGCCCGCCGACGTGCTGCGGCGCGTGTACTCGGGCTCCGGCCTCACTCTGCCCGCCCGGGTCAAGGGCCTCATCATCCAGGCCCTCAACTACCACACGTCGCCCTCCCGCCAGCCGCTCATGCAGGGCGAGCAGACCAGCGTCCGGAGCCCTCAAACGCGCATCTTGTTGGTCGGGGGGCGCCGCGGGCGGGAGGTGGTGACTGAGGAAGTCGTGGTCCCCCCGCGGGCGGCCCGGGGCAGGGGCGCCGCGCCGGAGccggaggaagaggagggagaggaggaggaggaagaggagcaggtggaggaggaggagtgggagCTCACCCAGGACGTGGTGGCCTTTGACGTGTACAACCACTGCTGGCGCAGCCTCACGCGGCTGCCTGCTCAGCTGCTGGGGCACAGCGTGTGTGTCGCGGGCAACTTCCTGTTCGTCCTGGGCGGGGAGAGCCCGTCGGGCGGCGCCTGCTCGCCCCCAGCGCACGGCCCGCTGGCTGTCATGGCTCAAGTGCACCGTTACGACCCGCGCTTCCACGTGTGGACGACGGTGCCCCCTATGCGGGAAGCACGGGCCCATTTCTGGTGCGGCGCCGTGGGCGAGGGGCTCCTGGCCGTCGGGGGCCTGGGCGCGGGCGGCCAAGCGCTGGCTTCGGTGGAAATGTATGACCTGCGCCGAGACCGCTGGACGGCGGCCGGGGCGCTGCCGCGGGCTCTGCACGGCCACGCGGGCGCCGTTGGGGACCGCGGCGTCGTGTACATCTCCGGGGGCAAGGCGGGGAGAGGCGACGGCGGCACGAACAGCCTCCGGGACGTGTACTCCCTGGCTCCCGGGGAGCAGGCGTGGAGCAAGAGAGCGTCCATGGGCACGGCCCGCTTCGGGCACCACATGGCCGCCCTGCGCGGCGCGGTGTTCGCCTTTCTGGGGCGATACGAGCCCTTCTCCGAGATCGAGCGCTACGACCCCGGCACCGACCAGTGGACTCGGCTGCGGCCGCTACCCTACGACCGCTTTTGCTATGGGCTGGCCTTGGTGGAGGAGACGGTGCTGCTACTGGGCGGCCTCAAGTGGCGGGACTCACGCCAGGTGCCCACCCGCAACGTGGTGGGCTATGACCTCGACCTGGACCGCTGGGAGGACATTGGCTGCGCGCTGCCTTGGGCCTGGAGCGGCCTGCAGTGCGCAGTGCTTCAGCTGGCAGAGGGTGGGGACGAGCGGAGGGAGGGAGAGCCGGGAGAGACACCGGATTTTGTGCTGGGCTTAATGGGTTAA